Proteins from a genomic interval of Kribbella aluminosa:
- a CDS encoding FAD-dependent monooxygenase: MTEQLPVAVVGAGPIGLTTALGLQHYGIPYVLLEEDATLSSDTKAGTTLSRTLEIWNRYGAVDRILGAALRIDEIGDIDRATNTPRASVQLAELVNDTQFPYVINLPQQKMEPLLAAALTEPVRTQHRMTSFEIRADRVVLQLETPDGPQELEASYLLACDGGRSRIRDALGVKVVGETLPERYMLIDVVVDLDVDNARDYPYLAYFADKSEWMVLIRQPDNWRFLFPLAPGADVPGDEDLLVKVKQFIGEVDRIELLGSVVYNVHHRVAEQWTADRRVFLMGDAAHLITPMWALGLNTGALDASNLPWRLAWVLRGWASPELLDGYEQEQRPVAIEGSGEMAEAARKYMSFQRGAVTENTGAWATAYNRTLLSVRLDVEGVGDWSMVATSAAPPAVRAGDRAPDLVLQSPTGRTTIHDLCRDSFVALYFTDVRRRPEIPVNGSPALQHYAVSRWDAPHDSGLRDRALFDPGSVATNRYGVPAESVVLIRPDGHIAGVSPMGTGVAEELYKHVTGREAP, translated from the coding sequence GTGACTGAACAGCTTCCTGTTGCGGTAGTAGGAGCCGGACCGATCGGTCTGACCACCGCACTCGGTCTGCAGCACTACGGCATCCCGTACGTGCTGCTGGAGGAGGACGCCACGCTCTCCTCCGACACCAAGGCCGGTACGACGCTCAGCCGGACGCTGGAGATCTGGAACCGGTACGGCGCGGTGGACCGCATCCTCGGTGCGGCCCTGCGGATCGACGAGATCGGCGACATCGACCGGGCCACCAACACGCCGCGCGCCTCGGTGCAGCTGGCGGAGCTGGTCAACGACACCCAGTTCCCGTACGTGATCAACCTGCCGCAGCAGAAGATGGAGCCGCTGCTCGCGGCGGCGCTCACCGAGCCGGTACGGACGCAGCACCGGATGACGTCGTTCGAGATCCGCGCCGACCGCGTCGTACTGCAACTGGAGACGCCGGACGGCCCGCAGGAGCTGGAGGCGTCGTACCTGCTGGCCTGTGACGGCGGGCGGTCGCGGATCCGCGACGCGCTGGGTGTGAAGGTCGTGGGGGAGACCCTGCCCGAGCGGTACATGCTGATCGACGTAGTGGTGGACCTGGACGTCGACAACGCCCGGGACTACCCGTACCTCGCGTACTTCGCGGACAAGTCCGAGTGGATGGTGCTGATCCGGCAGCCGGACAACTGGCGGTTCCTGTTCCCGCTGGCGCCGGGTGCCGACGTGCCGGGCGACGAGGACCTGCTGGTGAAGGTGAAGCAGTTCATCGGCGAGGTGGACCGGATCGAGCTGCTGGGCTCGGTCGTGTACAACGTGCACCACCGGGTCGCGGAGCAGTGGACCGCCGATCGCAGGGTCTTCCTGATGGGCGACGCGGCGCACCTGATCACGCCGATGTGGGCGCTCGGGCTGAACACCGGTGCGCTGGACGCGTCCAACCTGCCGTGGCGGCTGGCCTGGGTGCTGCGCGGCTGGGCTTCTCCCGAGCTGCTGGACGGGTACGAGCAGGAGCAGCGGCCTGTCGCGATCGAAGGCTCGGGCGAGATGGCCGAGGCGGCTCGGAAGTACATGTCCTTCCAGCGCGGTGCTGTCACGGAGAACACCGGCGCTTGGGCCACGGCGTACAACCGGACGCTGCTGAGCGTGCGGCTCGACGTGGAGGGTGTGGGCGACTGGTCGATGGTGGCCACGTCCGCTGCGCCGCCTGCTGTCCGTGCGGGTGACAGGGCTCCGGACCTGGTGCTGCAGAGCCCGACGGGGCGTACGACGATCCACGACCTGTGCCGGGACTCGTTCGTGGCGCTGTACTTCACCGACGTACGCCGGCGGCCGGAGATCCCGGTGAACGGGTCGCCCGCACTGCAGCACTACGCGGTGTCCCGGTGGGACGCGCCGCACGACTCCGGTCTGCGTGACCGGGCGCTGTTCGACCCGGGAAGCGTTGCCACCAACAGGTACGGCGTACCGGCCGAGAGCGTCGTGCTGATCCGGCCGGACGGTCACATCGCCGGGGTGTCTCCGATGGGTACCGGTGTGGCCGAGGAGCTGTACAAGCACGTAACCGGCCGGGAGGCGCCATGA
- a CDS encoding cupin domain-containing protein, producing MTVDEPLREILLQTDDLEWVEKSLAGLSHKMLWRDPETEASIALVRFEKGSGIPSEHKHASNQFMFCLSGRYVYLPTGTTLTKGSFYWNPKGVVHGPTRAEETSVLLEVYDGPHYPERPDFYDNDEDAR from the coding sequence ATGACCGTCGACGAGCCGTTGCGGGAGATCCTGCTGCAGACGGACGACCTCGAGTGGGTGGAGAAGTCGCTGGCCGGCCTGTCCCACAAGATGCTCTGGCGGGACCCGGAGACCGAGGCGTCGATCGCCCTGGTGCGTTTCGAGAAGGGCTCCGGCATCCCGTCGGAGCACAAGCACGCCTCGAACCAGTTCATGTTCTGCCTGTCCGGCCGGTACGTGTACCTGCCGACCGGGACAACCCTCACCAAGGGCAGCTTCTACTGGAACCCGAAGGGCGTGGTGCACGGGCCGACGCGGGCGGAGGAGACCTCGGTCCTGCTGGAGGTGTACGACGGTCCGCACTACCCGGAGCGTCCGGACTTCTACGACAACGACGAGGACGCCCGCTGA
- a CDS encoding amidohydrolase family protein produces MAGWDVHTHLIPPTVLAAAHRGEFGLSVDSGSLIVDGSRVPLRRLADPAALLHWIAEQDLDGAVVSVPPPLFRYDAGAEWAELVNQGLRELATPQLRVLAHLPLLDPAAPSVAARLAGEGVFSGFALGTLSYAGLDPLWRVLDTAGAFTLIHPGASDDKRLDSFYLSNLLGNPYETGVAAASLVFADVPGRFPGIRFCLCHGGGVTAAVAGRWQRGIDQARPGIEPVSLPVAEALRRFYVDDLVHDDAVLELLTKTFGAERVLAGSDWPFPMGSDEVSTARATELSAAVEVLTRPLATEVSAE; encoded by the coding sequence ATGGCCGGCTGGGACGTCCACACCCATCTGATCCCGCCGACGGTGCTGGCGGCAGCGCATCGGGGCGAGTTCGGGCTGTCCGTCGACAGCGGCTCGCTGATCGTCGACGGTAGCCGCGTGCCGCTCCGGCGCCTCGCCGACCCGGCGGCCCTGCTGCACTGGATCGCCGAGCAGGACCTGGACGGCGCTGTGGTGTCGGTGCCGCCGCCCTTGTTCCGGTACGACGCAGGCGCCGAGTGGGCCGAGCTGGTGAACCAGGGGCTCCGGGAGCTCGCCACACCGCAGTTGCGCGTGCTGGCGCACCTGCCACTGCTCGACCCGGCCGCCCCGTCGGTGGCAGCGCGTCTTGCCGGTGAGGGCGTCTTCAGCGGCTTCGCACTCGGCACGCTGAGCTATGCGGGGCTGGATCCGCTCTGGCGGGTGCTGGACACCGCCGGGGCCTTCACGCTGATTCACCCGGGTGCCAGTGACGACAAGCGGCTTGATTCGTTTTACCTGTCGAACCTGTTGGGGAATCCGTACGAGACCGGAGTGGCGGCGGCTTCGCTCGTCTTCGCGGACGTGCCGGGGCGGTTTCCGGGGATCCGGTTCTGTCTGTGTCATGGGGGTGGTGTGACGGCGGCCGTCGCCGGCCGATGGCAGCGCGGGATCGACCAGGCCCGGCCGGGGATCGAGCCGGTGTCCCTGCCGGTGGCCGAGGCGCTGCGCCGGTTCTACGTGGACGATCTGGTGCACGACGACGCCGTACTGGAACTGCTGACCAAGACGTTCGGTGCCGAGCGGGTGCTGGCCGGAAGTGACTGGCCGTTCCCGATGGGCAGCGACGAGGTGTCCACTGCGCGGGCCACCGAGCTGTCCGCGGCGGTCGAGGTGCTGACCCGGCCGCTGGCGACGGAGGTCTCCGCGGAGTGA
- a CDS encoding zinc-binding alcohol dehydrogenase family protein, whose amino-acid sequence MITRGTVLHSHGPGEQLKADEVELTVGPDETLVEMRLAAVTPLDRSTLAGKQPCAPFVPGSEGAGVVLSSDVAAAGAAVVVRGAGVGVTRQGVWGRFAVVPNAAVHALPPSLEPAAALALLTPALTAHTAVRRVADVQPGETVVVTGVTGLIGRMCAAIARAAGAARVIGLVSLDDSAASAGGLVDQVVRVDGLGQVGRELPWCDAVIDTMGGPVTGGVLGHVSPGGRIAVLGYRAGEFTTIDLHQLIGRDLRLLPVNLQRTTLAPDAVGQALADIASVPWRADYDVVPADRVSDVLERPAGRVLLDLTALSVG is encoded by the coding sequence GTGATCACACGGGGGACTGTGCTGCACAGTCACGGACCGGGGGAGCAGTTGAAGGCCGACGAGGTCGAGCTGACCGTCGGTCCGGACGAGACGTTGGTGGAGATGCGGCTGGCCGCGGTGACTCCGCTGGACCGGTCGACGCTGGCGGGCAAGCAGCCGTGCGCGCCGTTCGTCCCGGGCTCCGAAGGCGCCGGTGTGGTGCTGAGCTCGGACGTGGCGGCAGCCGGTGCGGCCGTCGTCGTTCGCGGCGCGGGCGTCGGCGTGACGCGACAGGGCGTGTGGGGACGGTTCGCCGTCGTACCGAACGCCGCCGTACACGCACTGCCGCCGTCGCTGGAGCCTGCTGCGGCGTTGGCGCTGCTGACGCCTGCCTTGACTGCGCACACCGCTGTACGCCGGGTGGCCGACGTACAGCCGGGTGAGACCGTAGTGGTCACCGGTGTGACCGGGCTGATCGGGCGGATGTGTGCTGCTATCGCACGGGCGGCCGGAGCAGCCAGGGTGATCGGGCTGGTGTCGCTGGACGATTCTGCGGCCAGTGCCGGCGGACTTGTCGACCAGGTCGTCCGTGTGGACGGGCTGGGGCAGGTGGGCCGGGAGCTGCCGTGGTGCGACGCGGTCATCGACACCATGGGCGGTCCGGTGACCGGTGGGGTGCTCGGACACGTCTCGCCCGGCGGACGGATCGCCGTACTCGGCTACAGGGCCGGCGAGTTCACCACGATCGACCTGCACCAGCTGATCGGCCGGGACCTGCGGCTGCTGCCGGTGAACCTGCAGCGCACGACGCTGGCTCCGGATGCGGTCGGTCAGGCGCTGGCGGACATCGCGTCGGTGCCCTGGCGAGCGGACTACGACGTCGTACCTGCGGACCGGGTCAGCGACGTACTGGAGCGGCCGGCGGGCCGGGTGCTGCTGGACCTGACAGCCCTCTCGGTGGGCTAG